From a single Lolium rigidum isolate FL_2022 chromosome 7, APGP_CSIRO_Lrig_0.1, whole genome shotgun sequence genomic region:
- the LOC124670016 gene encoding probable glycosyltransferase STELLO1, with amino-acid sequence MPPQASPTPTTGSRRSVYLLLAALAAAPFLLLILNGGASQSALCRSAPASRRITYPSVLWSRVPPLPGLPSSPLPDLRASHWIIFSASPHHALAAVPGWQLLAVADESTPPDWSHPGAALLTLADQAGLGFRSVALLPARGHARKVAGYLFAVQRGARAIYDADARNSVAGSNLTTHFDVDLEQHQGEVSVLLQYSHADPNRTVVNPYVHFGQPSVWPRGLPLEKAGEVGAEEFYTQVFGGAQFIQQGLCNGLPDVDAVFYLTRKSFQMEAFDVRFDAGAPKVALPQGLMAPVNSLNTLFHSQAFWGLALPVSVSTMALDVIRGYWAQRILWEIGGQLAVYPPTVHRTDNVHAHPFDDEKDIHVNVGRLITFLMEWRSKKRSLFDRILDLSYGMAEEGFWGEKDLHFMAAWLQDLVAVGYRQPRLMSLEIDRPRATIGHGDKQEFAPKKLPSVHLGAEEIGEVSTEIGNLIKWRKHFGDVVLIVHCTEPVDRTALEWRLLYGRIFRAVVILSEQVNADLAVEFSNLAHAYRYLPKVFDQFAGAEGFVFLQDHMVLNYWNLLEADKSKLWITNKVKESWSEVPLRGNKIEWFTNQGDMVKKVVGRFPFHYQDNYKRSVAEDTIIHCSSEIFYVPRQYTGHFSNLVKVIGNLDIHHTVAVPMLFLAMDLPSNFEPRALGKLVYMTNLPSNTTFSTIYTAEAHAVYPMKVQNEMDFVSLIRVMASGDPFLMELV; translated from the exons ATGCCGCCTCAAGCTTCCCCCACCCCGACCACCGGCTCCAGACGCTCCGTCTACCTCCTcctggcggcgctcgcggcggcgCCCTTCTTGCTCCTCATCCTCAACGGCGGCGCCTCCCAGTCCGCCCTCTGCCGCTCCGCGCCCGCCTCCCGGCGCATCACCTACCCGTCCGTCCTCTGGTCCCGCGTGCCGCCGCTCCCGGGGCTCCCCTCCTCCCCGCTCCCCGACCTCCGCGCCTCCCACTGGATCATCTTCTCCGCGTCTCCCCACCACGCCCTGGCAGCCGTCCCCGGGTGGCAGCTCCTGGCCGTCGCGGACGAGTCGACTCCCCCCGACTGGTCCCACCCCGGCGCCGCGCTGCTCACCCTCGCCGACCAGGCCGGCCTCGGCTTCCGCTCCGTCGCGCTCCTCCCCGCCCGCGGCCACGCCCGCAAGGTCGCCGGGTACCTCTTCGCCGTGCAGCGCGGCGCGCGCGCCATCTACGACGCGGACGCGCGCAACTCCGTCGCGGGCAGCAACCTCACGACGCATTTCGATGTCGATCTGGAGCAGCACCAAGGGGAGGTCTCCGTCCTGCTGCAGTACAGCCACGCCGACCCCAACCGCACGGTCGTGAACCCGTATGTGCACTTCGGGCAGCCGTCGGTCTGGCCACGGGGGCTGCCGCTGGAGAAGGCCGGGGAGGTGGGCGCGGAGGAGTTCTACACGCAGGTGTTCGGCGGCGCGCAGTTCATACAGCAGGGGCTGTGCAATGGCCTTCCTGATGTTGATGCTGTGTTCTACCTCACCCGGAAGTCATTTCAGATGGAGGCTTTTGATGTCAGATTTGATGCAGGTGCACCTAAGGTTGCATTGCCGCAGGGGTTGATGGCACCTGTCAACTCACTCAACACGCTGTTCCACTCACAGGCATTCTGGGGCCTTGCATTGCCGGTCTCGGTGAGTACAATGGCATTGGACGTTATACGAGGTTATTGGGCACAGAGGATACTATGGGAGATTGGTGGTCAGTTAGCGGTGTATCCGCCGACTGTGCATCGCACTGATAATGTGCACGCTCATCCGTTTGATGATGAGAAGGATATCCATGTCAATGTAGGGAGGTTGATAACTTTCCTGATGGAGTGGCGGTCGAAGAAACGGTCACTGTTTGATCGGATTCTTGATTTGAGTTATGGGATGGCAGAGGAGGGTTTCTGGGGGGAGAAGGATTTGCATTTCATGGCCGCGTGGCTGCAAGATCTGGTTGCTGTCGGGTACAGGCAGCCAAGGTTGATGTCACTGGAGATCGATCGTCCACGAGCAACCATTGGACATGGGGATAAGCAGGAGTTTGCCCCCAAGAAACTGCCTTCTGTACATCTTGGCGCTGAGGAGATTGGGGAAGTAAGCACCGAGATTGGCAATCTCATAAAATGGAGGAAGCACTTTGGTGATGTTGTGCTTATAGTACATTGCACCGAACCTGTGGATCGGACTGCACTCGAGTGGCGGCTTCTTTATGGTCGGATATTCCGGGCAGTAGTTATTCTTTCAGAGCAAGTCAATGCAGATCTTGCTGTCGAATTCAGCAACTTGGCACATGCATATAG GTACTTGCCCAAGGTGTTTGATCAGTTTGCAGGCGCCGAAGGATTTGTATTCCTTCAGGATCATATGGTCCTAAATTATTGGAACCTATTGGAGGCTGATAAATCCAAGCTCTGGATAACTAATAAG GTGAAGGAATCATGGTCGGAAGTCCCTTTACGTGGAAATAAAATTGAATGGTTCACGAACCAAGGAGATATGGTAAAAAAGGTGGTTGGCAGATTTCCATTTCATTATCAAGACAATTACAAAAGAAGCGTAGCCGAAGATACAATAATTCATTGCAGCAGTGAGATATTCTACGTACCTCGACAGTATACTGGTCACTTCTCTAATCTTGTTAAAGTTATTGGAAATCTAGACATTCATCACACTGTTGCAGTCCCCATGTTGTTCCTTGCAATGGATCTACCAAGCAATTTCGAGCCCAGAGCTTTGGGAAAACTTGTTTACATGACAAACTTGCCATCAAATACCACTTTCTCAACAATATACACTGCTGAAGCGCATGCAGTGTACCCTATGAAGGTTCAGAATGAAATGGATTTTGTAAGCCTAATCAGAGTCATGGCTTCAGGAGACCCCTTCCTGATGGAGCTGGTCTGA
- the LOC124670015 gene encoding magnesium-chelatase subunit ChlH, chloroplastic has product MSSLVSTPFATATGARKKLRAPVPLHSFLLSRGRHLGRRASIRCAVAGNGLFTQTNPDVRRVVPPERGLPRVKVVYVVLEAQYQSSVTAAVQQLNADPRRAAEFEVVGYLVEELRDGDTYAAFCDDVAAANVFIGSLIFVEELALKVRDAVAQHRDRMDAVLVFPSMPEVMRLNKLGSFSMAQLGQSKSPFFQLFKRNKKDSSGFADSMLKLVRTLPKVLKYLPSDKAQDARLYILSLQFWLGGSPDNLQNFLKMIAVSYVPALKGADIKYDDPVLFLDTGIWHPLAPTMYDDVKEYLNWYDTRRDTTGKLKDRDAPVIGLVLQRSHIVTGDDGHYVAVIMELEARGAKVIPIFAGGLDFSGPTQQYLVDSITKKPFVNAVVSLTGFALVGGPARQDHPKAIAALQKLDVPYIVALPLVFQTTEEWLNSTLGLHPIQVALQVALPELDGGMEPIVFSGRDPRSGKSHALHKRVEQLCTRAIRWAVLKRKTKDAKKLAITVFSFPPDKGNVGTAAYLNVFSSIYSVLKDLKKDGYNVDGLPDTPEELIEEVIHDKEAQFSSPNLNVVYRMNVREYQALTPYASMLEENWGKAPGHLNSDGENLLVYGKQYGNIFIGVQPTFGYEGDPMRLLFSKSASPHHGFAAYYTYVEKIFKADAVLHFGTHGSLEFMPGKQVGMSDACYPDSLIGNIPNIYYYAANNPSEATVAKRRSYANTISYLTPPAENAGLYKGLKQLSELIASYQSLKDTGRGNQIVSSIISTAKQCNLDKDVPLPDEGVELPPNERDLVVGKVYGKLMEIESRLLPCGLHVIGEPPTAVEAVATLVNIAALDRPEENIYALPGILAATVGRTIEDVYRGSDKGVLADVELLKQITEASRGAVGAFVEKTTNSKGQVVDVKNKLSSILGFGLSEPWVEYLSTTKFIRADREKLRNCFAFLGECLKLIVADNELGALKLALEGSYVEPGPGGDPIRNPKVLPTGKNIHALDPQSIPTAAAMKSAKVVVERLLERQKADNGGKYPETIALVLWGTDNIKTYGESLAQVFWMLGVEPVTDGLGRVNRVEPVSIEELGRPRVDVVVNCSGVFRDLFINQMNLLDRAVKMVAELDEPVEMNYVRKHALEQAEELGVSVREAATRVFSNASGSYSSNVNLAVENATWTDEKQLQDMYLSRKSFAFDSDAPGVGMLEKRKTFELALATAEATFQNLDSSEISLTDVSHYFDSDPTKLVQGLRKDGRAPSSYIADTTTANAQVRTLSETMRLDARTKLLNPRWYEGMMKSGYEGVREIEKRLTNTVGWSATSGQVDNWVYEEANTTFIEDEEMRKRLMDTNPNSFRKLLQTFLEANGRGYWETSEDNLERLRELYSEVEDKIEGIDR; this is encoded by the exons ATGTCGTCTCTCGTGTCCACGCCCTTCGCCACGGCCACCGGGGCGCGGAAGAAGCTGCGCGCGCCCGTGCCGCTCCACTCCTTCCTCCTCAGCCGGGGCCGGCACCTCGGGCGGCGCGCGTCCATCCGATGCGCCGTCGCCGGGAACGGCCTCTTCACGCAGACCAACCCGGACGTGCGGCGGGTGGTGCCCCCGGAGCGCGGGCTGCCGCGCGTCAAGGTCGTCTACGTGGTGCTCGAGGCGCAGTACCAGTCCTCGGTCACGGCCGCCGTGCAGCAGCTGAACGCGGACCCGCGCCGGGCGGCCGAGTTCGAGGTGGTCGGGTACCTGGTCGAGGAGCTGCGGGACGGCGACACCTACGCGGCCTTCTGCGACGACGTGGCGGCCGCCAACGTGTTCATCGGCTCGCTCATCTTCGTGGAGGAGCTGGCGCTCAAGGTGCGGGACGCCGTGGCGCAGCACCGGGACCGGATGGACGCCGTGCTCGTCTTCCCGTCCATGCCGGAGGTCATGCGGCTCAACAAGCTCGGCTCCTTCAGCATGGCGCAGCTGGGCCAGTCCAAGAGCCCCTTCTTCCAGCTCTTCAAGCGCAACAAGAAGGACTCCTCCGGCTTCGCCGACAGCATGCTCAAGCTCGTCCGCACCCTGCCCAAGGTGCTCAAGTACCTGCCCTCCGACAAGGCGCAGGACGCGCGGCTCTACATCCTCAGCCTCCAGTTCTGGCTCGGCGGCTCCCCCGACAACCTCCAGAACTTCCTCAAGATGATCGCCGTCTCCTACGTGCCCGCGCTCAAGGGCGCCGACATCAAGTACGAcgaccccgtcctcttcctcgacaCCGGCATCTGGCACCCGCTCGCGCCCACCATGTACGACGACGTCAAGGAGTACCTCAACTGGTACGACACGCGCCGCGACACCACCGGCAAGCTCAAGGACCGCGACGCGCCCGTCATCGGACTCGTGCTCCAGAGGAGCCACATTGTCACGGGAGACGACGGGCACTACGTCGCCGTCATCATGGAGCTCGAGGCCAGAGGCGCCAAGGTAATTCCCATCTTCGCCGGCGGCCTCGACTTCTCGGGCCCCACGCAGCAGTACCTCGTCGACTCCATCACCAAGAAGCCCTTTGTCAACGCCGTCGTGTCGCTCACCGGCTTCGCGCTCGTCGGCGGGCCTGCCAGGCAGGACCACCCCAAGGCTATCGCCGCGCTGCAGAAGCTCGACGTGCCATACATCGTCGCCCTGCCGCTCGTCTTCCAGACCACCGAGGAGTGGCTAAACAGCACCTTGGGACTTCACCCCATCCAGGTGGCGCTGCAGGTTGCGCTACCGGAGCTCGACGGTGGCATGGAGCCCATTGTCTTCTCTGGACGGGACCCAAGATCAG GCAAGTCCCATGCACTACACAAGAGGGTGGAGCAGCTCTGCACCAGAGCTATCAGATGGGCAGTACTCAAGAGGAAAACCAAG GATGCCAAGAAACTAGCCATCACCGTTTTCAGCTTCCCACCAGACAAGGGCAATGTTGGCACTGCAGCATACCTGAATGTCTTCAGCTCCATCTATTCCGTCCTAAAGGATCTCAAGAAGGACGGCTACAATGTTGATGGCCTTCCAGACACACCTGAAGAACTCATCGAGGAGGTTATTCATGATAAGGAGGCCCAGTTCAGCAGCCCCAACCTCAATGTTGTTTACCGCATGAATGTGCGGGAGTACCAGGCACTAACCCCTTATGCCTCCATGCTGGAGGAGAACTGGGGCAAGGCACCTGGGCATCTCAATTCTGATGGCGAGAACCTCCTTGTCTATGGGAAGCAGTATGGAAACATCTTCATCGGAGTGCAGCCCACTTTTGGTTATGAAGGTGATCCTATGCGGCTTCTGTTCTCAAAATCTGCCAGCCCTCACCATGGATTTGCAGCATACTACacctatgttgagaagatcttcaaGGCAGACGCTGTTCTGCATTTCGGCACACACGGATCCCTTGAGTTCATGCCCGGGAAACAAGTCGGGATGAGTGATGCATGCTATCCTGATAGTCTGATTGGTAACATCCCCAACATCTACTACTATGCAGCAAACAACCCATCAGAAGCAACAGTTGCCAAGCGTCGGAGCTATGCAAACACCATAAGCTACCTCACACCACCAGCTGAGAATGCCGGTCTGTACAAGGGGCTGAAGCAGCTGTCAGAGCTTATCGCCTCTTACCAGTCTCTCAAGGACACGGGACGTGGCAACCAGATTGTGAGCTCAATCATCAGCACTGCAAAGCAGTGTAACCTAGACAAGGATGTCCCCTTGCCTGACGAAGGAGTGGAGCTCCCACCAAATGAGCGTGACCTCGTCGTTGGCAAGGTGTATGGAAAGCTCATGGAGATAGAGTCACGGCTACTGCCGTGTGGTCTGCATGTGATAGGTGAGCCACCAACTGCTGTCGAAGCTGTGGCCACATTAGTGAACATAGCTGCCCTTGACCGCCCAGAGGAGAACATATATGCACTGCCCGGCATTCTTGCTGCGACAGTAGGCAGGACCATTGAAGATGTCTACAGGGGAAGCGACAAGGGCGTACTGGCTGATGTTGAACTCCTGAAGCAGATCACTGAAGCTTCAAGAGGTGCCGTAGGTGCCTTTGTTGAGAAGACTACAAACAGCAAAGGGCAAGTTGTTGATGTTAAAAACAAACTCAGttccatccttggctttggtctcTCAGAGCCATGGGTGGAGTACTTGTCAACGACCAAGTTCATCAGGGCGGATAGAGAGAAGCTGAGGAACTGTTTTGCATTCTTGGGAGAGTGCCTGAAGCTGATTGTGGCAGACAATGAGCTGGGAGCCTTGAAGCTCGCCCTTGAGGGAAGCTATGTTGAGCCTGGCCCTGGTGGTGATCCTATCCGTAACCCAAAGGTTCTCCCAACAGGGAAGAACATCCATGCTCTTGACCCGCAGTCAATCCCGACTGCAGCTGCCATGAAGAGTGCCAAGGTTGTTGTGGAACGTCTGCTGGAGCGGCAAAAGGCTGACAATGGTGGAAAATATCCCGAGACAATTGCACTTGTCTTGTGGGGTACTGACAACATCAAGACCTATGGCGAGTCACTTGCCCAGGTGTTTTGGATGCTTGGTGTGGAGCCGGTTACTGATGGCCTTGGCCGTGTCAACCGTGTGGAGCCTGTCAGCATTGAGGAGCTTGGACGTCCTAGGGTTGATGTCGTCGTCAACTGCTCGGGTGTGTTCAGAGATCTTTTCATCAACCAG ATGAATCTGCTGGACCGGGCAGTAAAGATGGTTGCTGAGCTGGATGAGCCAGTAGAGATGAACTATGTGCGCAAGCATGCCCTGGAGCAGGCAGAGGAGCTTGGTGTCTCCGTGAGAGAGGCCGCAACAAGGGTGTTCTCCAATGCATCAGGCTCTTACTCGTCGAATGTGAACTTGGCAGTGGAGAATGCAACATGGACGGATGAGAAGCAGCTTCAGGACATGTACCTGAGCCGCAAGTCATTTGCATTTGACAGTGATGCTCCAGGGGTAGGCATGCTAGAGAAACGCAAGACATTTGAGCTTGCTCTAGCAACAGCCGAAGCCACATTCCAGAACCTGGACTCATCAGAGATCTCACTCACAGATGTCAGCCACTACTTCGACTCGGACCCGACGAAGCTGGTGCAAGGGCTGCGGAAGGATGGGCGGGCACCTTCCTCGTACATAGCGGACACAACCACAGCAAATGCACAGGTCCGGACATTGTCAGAGACGATGCGTCTGGATGCAAGGACAAAGCTACTGAACCCTAGGTGGTATGAGGGGATGATGAAGAGTGGTTACGAGGGAGTTAGAGAGATTGAGAAGCGGCTGACAAATACTGTTGGATGGAGTGCAACATCTGGGCAAGTTGACAACTGGGTTTATGAGGAGGCAAATACCACATTCATCGAAGATGAAGAAATGAGGAAGAGGCTCATGGACACCAATCCCAACTCGTTCAGGAAGCTGCTTCAAACGTTTCTAGAAGCCAATGGCAGAGGCTACTGGGAGACATCCGAGGATAACTTGGAAAGGCTCAGGGAGCTCTACTCAGAGGTTGAAGACAAGATCGAAGGAATTGACCGGTGA